From one Anopheles cruzii chromosome 3, idAnoCruzAS_RS32_06, whole genome shotgun sequence genomic stretch:
- the LOC128275368 gene encoding X-ray repair cross-complementing protein 5 has protein sequence MSENAFRDNQSDDSEDEFDDSAFTGRSGLILAIDCDDKMFNDSEKFREALDIVESIMRNKVTAREKDLVALVFYNTMQNPAPDDDIDQHSGIIAPRHSAIFLHLTTVSIEMIRKVRSMLKSDDFLDFDNKYGHSKEASLANVFWMCSRMFSHCGYKLEQSTIFLFTMNDHPHTNNSLEHQQTLTKARDLLQKDISVVLVPMVESFDCGKFYKELLCSVQGADENDFIPPVYQQSKEQLLQRILTKDFKKRSLAHLKWYLSEDVALSVNVYSLSRTPRFPKKVKLLRSTNEVIISKRVHVASGYCEEREEETSKTLLPGEQRKSIRIGGEMVSFKPDELIMMKQILTPGIRLLGFKPVSTVIITNHVRCSMFLYPNETHITGSTLLLRALYEKCLEKGQAAYCTLTMRRKQSPKLVALVPQEQAFDENGLPRRYSGFRVEFVPFADDIRNTPYLDKAKCPTITDSQIDVFKKVIKKIRFKYNPVYFENPASQSLYSNIESLVFDMEKAEFFDSTHPDYETIDSKLDPFVDEIKNLFSEDPTSAPKRSRLADNEESASKAKASRVDRTPLSDAELVEMVSQGKASSLTVATLKEFLQKQGVGEVSKLRTKAMLIAKITELQAS, from the exons ATGAGCGAAAACGCGTTTCGTGATAACCAGTCCGACGATAGTGAAGATGAGTTCGATGACAGCGCCTTTACCGGACGTTCCGGATTGATTTTGGCGATCGATTGCGATGATAAGATGTTTAACGATAGTGAAAAGTTTAGAGAAGCTCTGGACATTGTCGAGTCCATTATGCGTAACAAGGTAACTGCCCGTGAGAAAGATTTGGTAGCATTGGTTTTCTACAACACCATGCAAAATCCGGCACCGGATGACGATATTGATCAGCACTCGGGAATTATTGCGCCACGCCATAGTGCCATTTTCCTCCATCTCACTACGGTTTCCATCGAGATGATTCGGAAGGTACGGAGTATGCTCAAATCGGATGATTTTTTAGATTTTGATAACAAATACGGCCACTCGAAGGAAGCCAGTCTGGCGAATGTGTTTTGGATGTGTTCTCGTATGTTCTCGCACTGTGGCTAcaaactcgagcaatccacGATATTTCTGTTCACAATGAACGACCATCCGCACACAAACAATAGTCTTGAACATCAACAAACGTTGACAAAGGCAAGGGATCTACTGCAGAAGGATATATCCGTTGTTCTGGTACCGATGGTTGAATCGTTCGATTGCGGAAAGTTTTATAAAGAACTTCTCTGCTCAGTTCAAGGAGCGGATGAGAATGACTTCATTCCTCCCGTTTACCAACAAAGCAAAGAACAGCTTCTGCAACGAATACTAACTAAAGATTTTAAGAAGCGTTCGCTGGCGCACCTTAAATGGTACCTCTCGGAGGATGTTGCACTTTCGGTAAATGTGTACTCTTTGTCAAG AACACCACGGTTcccgaaaaaagtgaaacttttacGTTCCACCAACGAGGTGATAATTTCGAAACGTGTTCATGTTGCTAGCGGATATTGTGAAGAGCGAGAAGAGGAAACGTCTAAAACTCTTTTACCCGGTGAACAGAG AAAATCCATTCGAATAGGAGGAGAAATGGTATCTTTCAAGCCGGATGAACTAATAATGATGAAACAGATCCTCACTCCTGGCATACGGCTGCTCGGTTTTAAACCTGTGTCCACCGTGATTATCACCAACCATGTCCGCTGCAGCATGTTTCTGTACCCAAACGAGACGCACATCACGGGATCAACCTTATTGCTGCGTGCGCTTTATGAAAAATGCCTCGAGAAGGGTCAAGCCGCCTACTGCACTTTGACCATGCGGAGGAAGCAATCGCCAAA ACTTGTTGCATTAGTACCGCAGGAACAAGCCTTTGATGAAAATGGCTTACCACGCCGTTATTCGGGATTCCGGGTTGAGTTTGTTCCATTTGCTG ATGACATACGAAATACACCTTACTTGGATAAAGCAAAGTGTCCCACAATTACAGACAGCCAAATCGATGTGTTCAAGAAGGTGATAAAAAAGATTAGGTTCAAGTACAATCCGGTTTATTTCGAAAATCCGGCATCACAAAGTCTATACTCCAACATTGAATCGTTGGTGTTTGATATGGAAAAGGCTGAATTCTTCGACTCAACCCACCCAGATTACGAAACGATCGACAGCAAGCTGGACCCATTCGTAGACGAGATTAAGAATTTGTTCAGCGAA GACCCCACGAGCGCTCCGAAACGCAGCCGACTTGCAGACAACGAGGAAAGCGCATCGAAAGCAAAGGCTTCGCGCGTGGATCGTACTCCTCTTAGTGATGCAGAATTAGTTGAAATGGTCTCGCAAGGAAAG GCATCCAGCTTGACGGTGGCGACATTGAAAGAATTCCTTCAGAAACAAGGTGTCGGTGAAGTTTCAAAACTGAGAACGAAGGCAATGTTGATTGCAAAGATAACCGAGTTGCAAGCCTCGTAA